One genomic segment of Pseudoalteromonas sp. GCY includes these proteins:
- a CDS encoding PstS family phosphate ABC transporter substrate-binding protein, with product MKFKSLVAAMGVAITTLVSTQVSALDEKLPEYNKTSGISGNFSSVGSDTLANMMTFWAEEYKRIYPNVNIQIQAAGSSTAPPALTEATANFGPMSRKMKSKEIEAFEKRYGYKPTEIRVAIDALAVFVHKDNPIEGLTIEQVDSIFSSTRKCGASAQANRWSDIGLTGDWAAKDIQLYGRNSVSGTYGYFKKKALCKGDFRNNVNEQPGSASVVQSISSSVNAIGYSGIGYKTSGVRTVPLAKKGTNYVDATLENVAQGKYPLSRFLYLYVNKHPNKELAPIEAEFLKMVLSKEGQKIVEKDGYVPLSSEMATRELKKLGLL from the coding sequence ATGAAATTTAAAAGCTTAGTTGCCGCAATGGGTGTGGCTATTACTACATTAGTTTCTACTCAAGTATCTGCTTTAGACGAAAAGTTACCAGAGTATAATAAAACCAGCGGTATCTCAGGAAACTTCTCTTCTGTAGGTTCTGATACGCTTGCCAACATGATGACGTTTTGGGCAGAAGAATATAAAAGAATTTACCCTAACGTAAATATCCAAATCCAAGCTGCTGGTTCTTCAACTGCACCACCAGCGCTAACGGAAGCAACAGCAAACTTCGGCCCAATGAGCCGTAAGATGAAGTCAAAAGAAATCGAAGCTTTTGAAAAGCGTTACGGTTATAAGCCAACAGAAATCCGCGTAGCAATTGATGCACTAGCGGTATTTGTACACAAAGATAACCCAATTGAAGGCTTAACAATTGAACAAGTAGATTCAATCTTCTCTTCAACGCGCAAGTGTGGTGCATCTGCACAAGCAAATCGCTGGAGTGATATAGGTCTAACGGGTGATTGGGCGGCGAAAGATATTCAGCTTTATGGTCGTAACTCAGTATCTGGTACTTATGGTTACTTCAAGAAAAAAGCACTGTGTAAAGGTGACTTCCGCAATAATGTTAACGAGCAGCCAGGCTCTGCGTCTGTAGTACAGTCTATCTCGTCTTCAGTGAATGCGATTGGTTACTCTGGTATCGGTTATAAAACGTCAGGCGTACGTACAGTACCACTAGCGAAAAAAGGCACGAATTACGTTGATGCAACATTAGAAAACGTGGCACAGGGTAAATACCCACTGTCTCGCTTCCTATACTTATATGTGAACAAGCACCCTAATAAAGAATTAGCACCTATCGAAGCTGAATTCTTGAAGATGGTACTGTCTAAAGAAGGTCAAAAGATTGTTGAGAAAGACGGTTATGTTCCTCTTTCTAGCGAAATGGCGACACGCGAATTGAAAAAGTTAGGTTTACTCTAA
- the phoR gene encoding phosphate regulon sensor histidine kinase PhoR: protein MYRVIDKQALTRRLFLYFLPLALIGYLVSAPFLFLFIGAFVLLVWHYKQLYRLSDWLLNQRSFNPPEGKGAWEQVFEGIYQLQQRNRKKRNELAELIRRFREGAEAIPDAVVVLQQDLSIVWCNQLALKVLGLQWPTDHGQRLDNLIRDPKFVKYMHEHRFDEALELETGLAHEQVLEIRVMPYAEQLMLVARDVSRLKQLEQMRKDFVANVSHELRTPLTVMAGYLEMMDSDNMPPPAMWAKAHGTMIDQCKRMDSLVNQLLSLSRIEGARKQDNDKAVNIPAMLDLIHTEAKSLNQEKGHELVFDIDATLDIKGAGDELRSAYSNLIFNAIHYTKPGGHIHVRWYLENDLPTFSVVDNGDGIAPEHINRLTERFYRVDKARSRKTGGSGLGLAITKHVLSRHDSALHIESKVGEGSRFWFTFPKQKRIFMTNDESHKSVI from the coding sequence ATGTATCGAGTGATTGATAAACAGGCGTTAACAAGACGCCTGTTTTTGTATTTCCTACCACTAGCCTTAATTGGCTATTTAGTCAGTGCACCTTTTCTGTTTCTTTTCATCGGTGCTTTCGTCTTATTAGTTTGGCATTACAAACAACTCTATCGTTTGAGCGACTGGCTGCTCAACCAACGTAGTTTTAATCCACCTGAAGGTAAGGGCGCTTGGGAACAAGTGTTCGAAGGGATCTATCAGCTTCAGCAACGTAATCGCAAAAAGCGTAATGAACTCGCTGAACTGATCCGACGCTTTCGTGAGGGGGCTGAAGCTATCCCTGACGCGGTCGTTGTACTGCAACAAGACCTCAGTATTGTGTGGTGTAACCAATTAGCCTTGAAAGTGTTAGGTTTGCAATGGCCTACAGATCATGGTCAAAGATTGGATAACCTTATCCGAGATCCTAAATTTGTAAAATACATGCATGAACATCGCTTTGATGAAGCATTAGAGCTTGAGACCGGGCTTGCACATGAGCAAGTGTTGGAAATACGGGTCATGCCTTATGCCGAGCAGCTTATGCTAGTGGCGCGTGATGTTAGCCGACTGAAGCAATTAGAGCAGATGCGTAAAGACTTTGTCGCAAACGTATCTCATGAGCTAAGAACGCCGCTAACCGTCATGGCTGGCTATCTAGAGATGATGGACAGCGACAATATGCCACCTCCCGCGATGTGGGCTAAAGCACACGGCACTATGATAGATCAGTGTAAACGGATGGATAGTCTGGTAAATCAACTTCTTTCCTTGTCTCGAATCGAAGGGGCGAGAAAGCAAGACAATGACAAAGCCGTGAATATACCTGCGATGCTTGATCTTATTCATACCGAAGCGAAGTCACTTAATCAGGAAAAGGGCCATGAGCTCGTTTTTGATATTGATGCGACTTTGGATATCAAAGGGGCTGGGGATGAGTTACGCAGTGCTTACTCAAATTTAATTTTTAATGCTATTCATTACACCAAACCCGGTGGGCACATTCATGTACGTTGGTATTTAGAAAACGACTTGCCGACGTTTAGTGTGGTCGATAATGGCGATGGTATCGCGCCTGAACACATTAACCGCCTAACAGAACGTTTTTACCGTGTGGATAAAGCACGTAGTCGAAAAACAGGCGGCTCAGGCCTTGGTTTAGCAATCACCAAACATGTGTTGTCTCGCCATGACTCTGCTCTACATATTGAAAGTAAAGTAGGTGAAGGCTCTCGTTTTTGGTTTACTTTCCCAAAACAAAAGCGAATTTTTATGACAAACGATGAAAGTCATAAAAGTGTAATTTAA
- the phoB gene encoding phosphate regulon transcriptional regulator PhoB, which produces MSRKVLVVDDEAPIREMLVFVLEQNGFQAIEAEDYDSAVAAMVEPYPDMVLLDWMLPGGSGIQIAKKFKQSEYTRQIPIIMLTARGEEEDKVKGLEVGADDYVTKPFSPKELMARIKAVMRRVSPTSLEEAIEVHGLRLDPISHRVTSAGTELDMGPTEFRLLHFFMTHPERVYSREQLLDHVWGTNVYVEDRTVDVHIRRLRKAIAPLGHDRLVQTVRGAGYRFSSKL; this is translated from the coding sequence ATGTCACGTAAAGTACTTGTAGTTGATGATGAAGCACCTATCAGAGAAATGTTGGTGTTCGTACTAGAGCAAAATGGTTTTCAAGCAATTGAAGCGGAAGACTATGATTCAGCAGTTGCTGCTATGGTAGAACCTTATCCAGATATGGTGCTACTAGACTGGATGCTGCCAGGAGGCAGTGGTATTCAAATTGCTAAAAAGTTTAAGCAAAGTGAATATACCCGTCAGATCCCAATCATCATGCTAACGGCAAGAGGTGAAGAGGAAGACAAAGTTAAAGGATTAGAGGTTGGTGCGGACGATTATGTGACAAAGCCTTTCTCTCCTAAAGAACTAATGGCTCGTATTAAAGCGGTAATGCGTCGAGTTTCACCGACGTCGCTAGAAGAAGCGATAGAAGTTCACGGATTACGTTTAGACCCTATTTCTCACCGAGTGACATCTGCGGGCACTGAGTTAGATATGGGGCCGACAGAGTTTCGTTTATTACATTTCTTCATGACACACCCTGAACGTGTTTATAGCCGTGAACAGCTGTTAGATCACGTATGGGGCACTAACGTGTACGTTGAAGATCGCACTGTAGACGTTCATATTCGTCGCTTACGTAAAGCTATCGCACCGCTTGGTCACGATCGCTTAGTGCAAACCGTACGTGGTGCAGGTTACCGCTTTTCGAGTAAACTGTAA
- a CDS encoding porin: MKMKYLPFVALSLCSMSVCSYANEAVSLYGRAHVGVQNSDKDGDSDTSIESYNSRMGLKGSAKLQEGLEIFYKYEFQVEITDQDKDGKSGDNLTARSQYLGVKGSYGQLLIGRDDTPMKKSQGKVDLMNDFSGDINSFFVGENRLGDTVQYTTPAINHLQFTVSYIAEDNSKQNGEDGLSLSASYGDSKLKKTNVYVAVAHDNKVAGQDINRVTVQGKLGDFKLGGMYQQNEAIDSDEEVDSFMVSAAYQIESYTLLAQYQDSDGAAGKLKDSGNAASVGVEKSLSKQARMYLWYSKFSLDNNEDHNTMAVTLRYDF, from the coding sequence ATGAAAATGAAATACCTACCATTTGTTGCTCTAAGCCTTTGCTCTATGAGTGTCTGTAGTTATGCAAACGAAGCTGTATCTCTATACGGTAGAGCTCATGTCGGTGTACAGAATTCTGATAAAGATGGTGACAGCGATACTTCAATTGAAAGCTATAACTCTCGCATGGGATTAAAGGGATCGGCAAAGCTGCAAGAAGGACTTGAGATTTTTTATAAATATGAATTCCAAGTTGAGATCACGGATCAAGACAAAGATGGTAAGTCAGGTGATAACCTTACAGCACGCTCTCAGTATCTTGGGGTTAAAGGGAGCTATGGTCAGCTCCTGATCGGCCGTGATGATACACCGATGAAAAAGTCGCAAGGCAAAGTGGACCTAATGAATGACTTTTCTGGTGATATTAATTCGTTCTTTGTTGGTGAAAATCGCCTTGGTGACACCGTGCAATATACGACTCCGGCTATTAATCATTTGCAGTTTACAGTGAGTTATATTGCCGAAGACAACAGCAAACAAAACGGCGAAGATGGCTTATCTTTGTCGGCAAGTTACGGTGATAGCAAACTCAAGAAAACCAATGTATATGTTGCTGTTGCCCATGACAATAAAGTCGCGGGACAAGACATTAATCGCGTGACGGTACAAGGAAAACTGGGGGACTTTAAACTCGGCGGTATGTATCAACAAAATGAAGCGATAGATAGTGATGAGGAAGTAGATAGTTTCATGGTGAGTGCTGCTTACCAGATTGAGTCATATACCTTACTGGCCCAGTATCAAGATTCGGATGGTGCAGCAGGTAAGCTGAAAGACTCTGGCAATGCAGCCTCAGTAGGTGTGGAAAAAAGTCTAAGTAAACAAGCTCGTATGTATCTTTGGTATTCTAAATTTTCTTTGGATAACAACGAAGATCACAACACGATGGCGGTCACATTGAGGTATGACTTTTAA
- the fba gene encoding class II fructose-bisphosphate aldolase (catalyzes the reversible aldol condensation of dihydroxyacetonephosphate and glyceraldehyde 3-phosphate in the Calvin cycle, glycolysis, and/or gluconeogenesis): MALISMRQLLDHAAEHGYGVPAFNVNNQEQMRAIMEAADKTNSPVIVQGSAGARKYAGAPFIRHMILAAVEEWPHIPVVMHQDHGTSPAVCQRSIQLGFSSVMMDGSLMEDGKTPSSYEYNVDVTRRTVEMAHACGVSVEGELGVLGSLETGEAGEEDGIGAEGKLTEDQLLTDPEEAADFVKKTNVDALAIACGTSHGAYKFTRPPTGDILAINRIKEIHARIPDTHLVMHGSSSVPQDWLAIINEFGGEIPETYGVPVEQIVEGIKFGVRKVNIDTDLRLASTGAIRRHLAQNPSNFDPRKFLAEATKAMTEICVARYEAFGTAGQAAKIKPISLDDMHLRYLTGELDPKVK; encoded by the coding sequence ATGGCTTTAATCAGTATGCGTCAACTTCTCGATCATGCAGCTGAGCATGGTTATGGCGTTCCGGCGTTTAACGTGAATAACCAAGAGCAAATGCGTGCGATCATGGAAGCTGCGGACAAGACAAATAGTCCGGTTATCGTGCAAGGTTCTGCTGGTGCACGCAAATATGCTGGTGCACCATTTATCCGCCACATGATTTTAGCGGCTGTAGAAGAATGGCCTCATATTCCAGTTGTAATGCACCAAGATCATGGTACTTCACCTGCTGTATGTCAGCGCTCAATTCAACTTGGTTTCTCATCAGTCATGATGGACGGCTCTCTAATGGAAGACGGTAAAACGCCTTCAAGCTACGAGTATAATGTGGACGTTACTCGTCGTACTGTTGAAATGGCGCACGCTTGTGGCGTGTCTGTTGAGGGCGAGCTAGGTGTACTTGGTTCTCTTGAAACCGGCGAAGCTGGTGAAGAAGACGGTATTGGCGCTGAAGGTAAATTAACAGAAGATCAGCTACTGACAGATCCGGAAGAAGCTGCAGACTTCGTCAAGAAAACCAATGTAGATGCGCTTGCTATTGCGTGTGGAACATCACACGGTGCTTATAAATTTACTCGTCCACCAACGGGCGATATCTTAGCAATTAACCGCATCAAAGAAATCCACGCTCGTATTCCTGATACCCACTTAGTAATGCATGGTTCGTCTTCAGTGCCGCAGGATTGGTTAGCAATTATCAATGAGTTTGGTGGCGAAATCCCTGAGACCTACGGTGTACCGGTCGAGCAAATTGTTGAAGGTATTAAATTCGGTGTTCGTAAAGTTAATATCGATACCGATCTACGTTTAGCATCAACAGGTGCTATTCGTCGCCACCTTGCGCAAAACCCAAGCAATTTCGATCCACGCAAATTCTTAGCGGAAGCGACGAAAGCGATGACTGAGATCTGTGTTGCGCGCTACGAAGCGTTCGGTACAGCTGGTCAAGCAGCTAAGATCAAGCCAATTTCACTTGATGATATGCACTTGAGATATCTAACTGGTGAGTTAGATCCTAAAGTGAAATAA
- a CDS encoding phosphoglycerate kinase — translation MSVIKMADLDLNGKRVLIREDLNVPIKDGKVASDARIRAALPSIKLALEKGAKVMVMSHLGRPTEGEYDAQYSMQPVVDYLNDALSQDVRLVTDYLDGVDVQDNEVIVFENVRFNVGEKKDDEVLAKKLAALCDVYVMDAFGTAHRAQASTHGVGLYAEVACAGPLLAAELDALGKALDNPARPLVAIVGGSKVSTKLTVLDSLSKVVDQLVTGGGIANTFIAAAGNPVGKSLYEADLIPEANKLVAAARANDGDIPVPTDVVVGNEFSESAVATIKDVSEVSDEDMIFDIGPDTATQLAEIIASAGTVVWNGPVGVFEFDQFGNGTEAIANAIAKSSAFSIAGGGDTLAAIDKYGVEQDISYISTGGGAFLEFLEGKTLPAVAMLEQRAKD, via the coding sequence ATGTCAGTCATTAAGATGGCGGATTTAGATTTAAACGGCAAGCGTGTGTTGATCCGCGAAGACCTAAATGTGCCAATTAAAGATGGCAAAGTCGCGTCGGACGCGCGGATCCGTGCTGCACTACCTAGTATCAAATTAGCACTAGAAAAAGGCGCTAAAGTGATGGTGATGTCTCACCTTGGTCGTCCAACCGAGGGAGAGTATGATGCACAATACTCTATGCAGCCGGTTGTGGATTATCTTAATGATGCGTTATCTCAAGATGTACGTTTAGTGACTGACTATCTTGACGGCGTGGATGTACAAGACAATGAAGTTATCGTATTCGAAAACGTGCGTTTTAACGTTGGCGAGAAGAAAGACGATGAAGTACTTGCGAAAAAATTAGCAGCGCTTTGTGATGTCTACGTGATGGATGCCTTTGGTACAGCGCACCGCGCACAGGCTTCAACACATGGTGTTGGTTTGTATGCTGAGGTGGCTTGTGCAGGTCCATTGCTTGCGGCTGAACTAGACGCGCTTGGCAAAGCACTAGATAATCCAGCTCGTCCTTTGGTGGCCATCGTCGGCGGCTCTAAAGTATCAACCAAACTAACCGTGCTTGATTCATTGTCTAAGGTTGTCGACCAACTCGTTACTGGTGGCGGTATTGCAAATACTTTCATTGCTGCAGCGGGTAACCCTGTTGGTAAGTCGCTGTACGAAGCGGATTTGATCCCTGAAGCGAACAAGCTAGTGGCTGCTGCCAGAGCGAATGACGGTGATATTCCTGTTCCGACTGATGTGGTTGTAGGTAATGAGTTTTCAGAATCTGCGGTTGCGACCATTAAAGATGTAAGCGAAGTGTCAGACGAAGACATGATCTTCGACATCGGTCCTGATACTGCAACTCAACTCGCTGAGATCATTGCAAGTGCTGGCACTGTGGTTTGGAATGGCCCTGTAGGCGTATTTGAATTTGATCAATTTGGTAATGGTACTGAAGCGATTGCCAATGCCATCGCTAAGTCGTCAGCATTCTCAATTGCTGGTGGTGGCGATACGTTAGCTGCTATCGATAAGTATGGTGTTGAGCAAGATATCTCTTATATTTCTACAGGTGGTGGTGCTTTCCTTGAGTTCCTTGAGGGTAAAACACTTCCTGCGGTTGCCATGCTTGAGCAGCGAGCTAAAGACTAA
- the epd gene encoding erythrose-4-phosphate dehydrogenase, which produces MTIKLAINGFGRIGRNIVRALYESGRHHEIQIVAINELADPKGIAHLLKYDTSHGRFAFPVSLTESFLEVAEDKIQLFSEPDPSHLPWRALDVDVVLDCTGVYHSRQHALAHIQAGAKKVLFSHPADADVDATVIYGINEEILLPEHTIVSNGSCTTNCIVPVIKVLDDKFGVESGAITTIHASMHDQQVIDAYHSDLRRTRAASQSIIPVDTKLARGIERILPKFQGRFEAIAVRVPTINVTAMDLSVTLNENVTIDAVNSVLKQAAGGRLEGVLSYTEEPLVSVDFNHDPHSCIIDGTQTRVSHKRLVKLLVWCDNEWGFANRMLDTACVMMRG; this is translated from the coding sequence ATGACAATCAAGCTTGCAATTAATGGCTTTGGTCGAATAGGGCGTAATATCGTAAGAGCACTCTATGAGTCGGGTCGTCACCACGAAATACAAATTGTAGCCATCAATGAGTTAGCGGATCCTAAAGGGATCGCGCATCTTCTAAAATACGATACCTCACATGGGCGTTTTGCTTTTCCAGTTTCGTTAACAGAATCTTTTTTGGAAGTAGCTGAGGATAAGATCCAGTTATTTTCAGAGCCAGATCCAAGTCACCTGCCTTGGCGCGCGCTGGATGTTGATGTCGTGCTCGATTGCACTGGCGTCTATCATTCTCGTCAGCATGCGCTCGCGCATATTCAGGCTGGGGCAAAGAAAGTATTATTTTCACATCCCGCGGATGCTGATGTTGATGCGACGGTGATCTATGGTATCAACGAAGAGATACTGTTACCTGAGCACACCATTGTGTCTAACGGCTCATGTACAACAAACTGTATTGTTCCGGTAATTAAAGTGCTAGACGATAAGTTTGGTGTCGAGTCTGGTGCTATTACGACTATTCACGCCTCTATGCATGATCAACAAGTGATTGATGCTTATCACAGTGATTTACGGCGTACGCGTGCGGCAAGCCAATCCATCATTCCTGTTGATACTAAGCTTGCTCGCGGTATTGAACGTATTTTACCTAAGTTCCAAGGTCGTTTTGAGGCGATCGCGGTGCGGGTGCCAACAATCAATGTTACGGCGATGGATCTGAGCGTTACGCTCAATGAAAATGTCACAATTGATGCGGTAAACTCGGTTCTAAAACAGGCCGCTGGTGGTCGTTTAGAAGGGGTGCTGAGCTACACTGAAGAGCCGCTAGTGTCGGTTGATTTTAATCACGATCCACATTCTTGTATTATAGATGGTACGCAAACTCGAGTAAGTCACAAGCGCTTAGTTAAGCTGCTAGTTTGGTGTGATAACGAGTGGGGTTTTGCTAATCGTATGCTTGATACCGCTTGCGTGATGATGCGTGGCTAA
- a CDS encoding 3'-5' exonuclease, translating into MNWFSHSVAKWRYKHLPFAQAELVVLDLELTGLDPKRHEIVSAGWLPIKNMRIQVKDAQYHLNCEVRTLAQSPVFHGIDSSRLADGESLQTLLLALQRALHGKVLVCHNVQMDWAFLKAAFQRFELNVRPALLLDTMQIDKRRVLKQGYPLAQDALTLNACRIRYGLPPHQLHDALSDALATAELLLAQSQAICAGGKCKIADLT; encoded by the coding sequence ATGAACTGGTTTTCTCACTCAGTTGCTAAGTGGCGCTACAAACATCTGCCGTTTGCGCAAGCCGAGTTGGTGGTGCTAGACCTTGAGCTCACCGGGCTTGATCCCAAGCGCCATGAAATTGTGTCGGCTGGTTGGTTACCGATTAAAAATATGCGGATCCAAGTGAAAGATGCGCAGTATCATTTGAACTGTGAGGTGCGAACGCTAGCACAAAGTCCAGTTTTTCATGGTATTGATAGTAGTCGATTGGCTGACGGTGAGTCCTTACAAACTTTACTGCTGGCGCTTCAGCGCGCGCTCCACGGTAAAGTGTTGGTATGTCATAACGTACAGATGGATTGGGCGTTTCTTAAGGCGGCATTTCAGCGTTTTGAGCTAAACGTAAGACCTGCTTTGCTGTTAGATACCATGCAGATAGATAAGCGTCGTGTGTTAAAGCAAGGCTATCCGTTGGCGCAAGATGCATTAACACTAAACGCTTGTAGAATACGTTATGGTTTACCTCCTCACCAATTGCATGATGCGCTTAGCGATGCTTTAGCGACAGCGGAGCTACTGTTGGCGCAATCTCAGGCCATTTGTGCTGGTGGTAAATGTAAAATTGCGGATTTAACTTGA
- a CDS encoding DUF294 nucleotidyltransferase-like domain-containing protein, with protein MTPEIQDVFQFVYKQAPFSELPEAAASYFSKHIEIVYLSQTNQQDWLQDGKPNLYLLRSGVIDLISAKDEVIGRMSEGDYFGYPSLLTGDAIQNRIEVQKDGLVYILNEQNFDFLRREYKPFEQYFVRAHANRLLSSRYKQQSETWSERKISELMTKDAVTIAPTASIREAAKLMSQHRVSSIMVTEQARLVGVVTDRDLRNRVLAQDKDPNAPLAEIMTEKPKHIFENNRVFSALHLMLKHNIHHLPVLNEAYKPLGMLTSTDLLRQQKSDPVQLIGRIYKAQNLLAIKNCAQEIPDLLRQFSYHIEDISLIGKLLSGLTDALTSRLIYLYQQQHGAAPCRFAWICFGSQAREEQTLHSDQDNGLLLPDNISDNERCYFAALGAFVCEQLNECGIQSCPGNIMASNSDCRGTVAQWTERFSKWILSPTPKAMLNCKIYFDMRFIDGASDLYATLRQSLEQISRNELFYAAMATDINANSVPIGIFQQFKLEKDKSKHKYLDLKKRGVAIINDVVRLYALKVGVARANTLERLEALTKSPLLAKSDIDNLKDCWRFLTQLRLKTQINREGLPGNCINPENLSSLERHQLKEAFYLVKQAQQASAFKFARGSL; from the coding sequence ATGACGCCAGAAATTCAAGATGTCTTTCAGTTTGTTTATAAACAAGCCCCGTTTTCTGAATTGCCCGAAGCGGCTGCCAGCTACTTTTCAAAACACATCGAAATTGTTTATCTTAGCCAGACAAATCAACAAGATTGGCTTCAAGATGGCAAGCCAAATCTATATCTGCTGCGCTCTGGTGTGATTGATCTTATCTCGGCTAAAGACGAAGTCATTGGTCGCATGAGTGAGGGAGACTACTTTGGTTATCCTTCTTTACTAACGGGTGATGCCATTCAAAATCGCATCGAAGTTCAAAAAGATGGTTTGGTTTATATTCTCAACGAGCAGAACTTTGATTTTTTGCGCCGAGAATACAAACCTTTTGAGCAATATTTTGTTAGAGCACACGCTAACCGATTACTTTCTTCTCGTTATAAACAGCAAAGCGAAACTTGGTCAGAACGGAAAATATCTGAGCTAATGACTAAAGATGCGGTTACTATCGCGCCGACTGCGAGTATTCGTGAGGCCGCTAAATTGATGAGCCAGCATCGAGTTTCATCAATTATGGTCACGGAGCAAGCGCGCTTGGTTGGCGTTGTGACGGATAGAGATCTGCGCAATCGAGTTCTGGCCCAAGACAAAGATCCCAATGCCCCACTTGCTGAGATCATGACGGAAAAGCCAAAACATATCTTTGAAAACAACCGTGTGTTTTCGGCCCTGCATTTAATGCTTAAGCATAATATTCATCATCTGCCAGTGTTAAATGAAGCATACAAACCACTAGGCATGTTGACCAGTACCGATCTGCTCAGACAGCAAAAAAGCGATCCGGTGCAACTTATTGGCAGGATCTATAAAGCACAAAATCTTCTGGCTATCAAAAACTGCGCTCAGGAGATCCCGGATCTATTGCGTCAATTTTCCTATCATATCGAAGATATTTCACTGATCGGCAAGCTACTAAGTGGCCTCACTGATGCACTCACATCAAGATTAATCTATCTATACCAACAGCAGCATGGCGCCGCGCCATGTCGCTTTGCGTGGATCTGTTTTGGCTCTCAGGCACGGGAAGAGCAAACCTTACATTCAGATCAAGACAATGGCTTATTGCTACCAGACAATATCAGCGACAATGAGCGCTGCTATTTTGCTGCTTTAGGTGCGTTTGTCTGTGAGCAACTCAACGAGTGCGGTATTCAATCTTGCCCGGGGAATATCATGGCCAGTAATTCAGACTGTCGTGGTACGGTTGCCCAATGGACTGAAAGGTTTAGCAAGTGGATCTTGTCTCCTACGCCAAAGGCAATGCTCAATTGCAAGATCTACTTTGATATGCGTTTTATTGATGGCGCCAGCGATCTGTATGCAACTCTTCGCCAATCTTTGGAGCAGATCAGTCGAAACGAGCTGTTTTATGCGGCAATGGCGACAGACATCAACGCAAATTCGGTACCTATTGGGATCTTTCAACAATTTAAGCTGGAAAAAGACAAGAGCAAACATAAGTATTTAGATCTGAAAAAACGTGGGGTTGCCATTATCAACGATGTGGTTAGGTTGTATGCGCTAAAGGTTGGGGTTGCAAGAGCTAACACATTAGAGCGCCTAGAGGCACTGACTAAAAGCCCATTACTTGCTAAGTCGGATATCGATAATCTAAAAGACTGTTGGCGGTTCTTAACACAATTGCGGTTAAAGACTCAAATCAACCGTGAAGGATTACCAGGAAATTGTATTAACCCAGAAAACCTCTCTTCTCTTGAACGGCATCAACTCAAAGAAGCATTTTATTTAGTAAAACAAGCACAGCAGGCGAGTGCGTTTAAGTTTGCTCGAGGGAGTTTGTAA